A window of Anas acuta chromosome 5, bAnaAcu1.1, whole genome shotgun sequence genomic DNA:
gcagcagggtgagggaggccTCGTCCTGGCGGCAGCGGAAGGGAGGGCACAGGGCACGGGGCAGGCTCGGGGCCATGGCAGCGGGGTTGGGCTCAGCCTCAGCCTCcagcggggctgggctggggggggagccCTCAGGGAGGCCGCTGGGCTCGGGGGAAGCAGCTCCGGAGCGGGGGAGATCTTCGGGGGAAGTGGGGGGGTCCCCGGTGCTGCTCCACGTGCTGCAGGGGGAAGGAGTAGGGgaatgaggaggggaaggaggaggagaggaaggaggagaaggaggaggaggggaggaaggaggagaaggaggaggagcagccccgctgcctcccccctcAGCCACCGGCTCCCCACCGGGGCCTGGCTCCTCCAGCCGCCCCCCGTCGTCCCCCTGCGGCTGCTGGGGAGCGGGAGGGGGGTCGTGCACGACGGGCAGGGTGACGAGCAGCCTCCTCTCGGCCTTGTGGAAGGCGGCCCGGCCTCGGCTCTCGTCCACGGCGTAGGGCAGGCGGAGGCGGAGGCGGTAGGCGGGTCGCTGAGAGTCGAGGCGCAGCTCCCGGGGCAGGACCTGGAGCACGGCCTCGGCGGCGGAGCggagcagaggcagctccaCCGTCACCACCAGCTCCCGGGGCACCGGGCTGGGCACGGAGTCCCGGCAGCAGCGGTAGTCCTGCAGCTCCACGTAGGAGCGCTGCAGGAGGCTCCAGCGAGGCgtggtggggccgggggggggaggaggatcAGGAGGAGCGGGGACGGGGACtgaggggacgggggggacagcagggacagggggGACGGGGAAAGGTGGCAAAGGGCTGGCgggggcggaggggggcggCGTGGGGCCGCCGGGCAGCGGGGTGCGGATGACGGGAGCCTGAGGGACGCCCTTGTAGGTGGCCCCACGGAGGACGGCGGCGTTGGTGCGGTCGAGGCGGAGGGCGAAGCGGCGCTCCACCGCCTCCATGGCCGTGTCGCTGAGCAGGCGGCGAAAGCGGGAGCTGCGGGAGGCCAGGCGGAGGGCTGAGGGATGGAAAACCACGTCGTAAACCAGGCAGCGGCGGTGGCCGCCCCGCATCAGCTCCTCGCGGCCCGGTGCCAGGCTGTAAGGCAAAGCCCAGCGGTGGCCGCCGGGCTCCCGGCGAGCCTGAGGGCGGTCGATGTGCGGGTTGCTGCAGATGTTGAGGTAACAGCGGCGGGAGCCGGCCTGGCTGGTGCGCAGCACGTAGCCGGGGGTCGGGTGGATGAAGCGCACCTCCACGCCGCGCTCCCGCTCCAGCGCCGTCACCTCCTCCTCGTACAGCCGCCGCTGCTCGGGGTCGGCCAGCTCGGCCGCGTACTCGGCGAACAGTTCGCGGAAACGAGGGTCGCGGAAGGCTTCCCGCAGCCGC
This region includes:
- the DNAAF2 gene encoding protein kintoun encodes the protein MAAAGRPEELELSAEEAERLREAFRDPRFRELFAEYAAELADPEQRRLYEEEVTALERERGVEVRFIHPTPGYVLRTSQAGSRRCYLNICSNPHIDRPQARREPGGHRWALPYSLAPGREELMRGGHRRCLVYDVVFHPSALRLASRSSRFRRLLSDTAMEAVERRFALRLDRTNAAVLRGATYKGVPQAPVIRTPLPGGPTPPPSAPASPLPPFPVPPVPAVPPVPSVPVPAPPDPPPPPGPTTPRWSLLQRSYVELQDYRCCRDSVPSPVPRELVVTVELPLLRSAAEAVLQVLPRELRLDSQRPAYRLRLRLPYAVDESRGRAAFHKAERRLLVTLPVVHDPPPAPQQPQGDDGGRLEEPGPGGEPVAEGGGSGAAPPPSPPSSPPPPSPPSSPPPSPPHSPTPSPCSTWSSTGDPPTSPEDLPRSGAASPEPSGLPEGSPPSPAPLEAEAEPNPAAMAPSLPRALCPPFRCRQDEASLTLLLPVPCIQPHSLQGDVGTNHYSLRFSSATNAYSLFLRFPPANRLAAPETSVSVSPHNAAISLAKAPGSDGPWEKFSFGLDASALQERLFVSEENVDGFLDTVLCPSVCAEAELGSQPLIEVLDVSEDRSQIRLKPQEAACSERGEKEQVANSSEGDPAEKTNDDPFQTKTETNCPAADTVEERAAETTTTSTSSVPAETMGKADCSSHHCLQHEPSDTSSAVPGKSGSNEPDLDSALTVGETATSSASATQGGLLLGGQAKMEGEEAAADAEPARGTPRSSGSRAASPLLREVSTQDGSVQIIRDHTTRCAVTFQNALLYELD